One Streptomyces sp. NBC_00102 DNA segment encodes these proteins:
- a CDS encoding TOPRIM nucleotidyl transferase/hydrolase domain-containing protein produces MDETNRFREAVAEWAADGASAVGAAGVARELAGGVRTVVLVEGASDLIALETLAARDGRDLGAEGVVVVPLGGATNIGRYLDVCGPPGLDLALAGLCDIGEERHFTRHLERVGAASGLTRTGLEALGFQVCSADLEDELIRALGAEGVREVIGLLGETRPFQTFQGQPAQRERPVEHQLRRFMGTHSGRKALYARALVAHLDHDRVPRPLEHLLARV; encoded by the coding sequence GTGGACGAGACGAACCGGTTCCGCGAAGCGGTGGCCGAGTGGGCCGCCGACGGGGCGTCGGCCGTCGGGGCCGCGGGGGTGGCGCGGGAGCTCGCCGGGGGTGTGCGGACCGTCGTGCTCGTCGAGGGCGCGAGCGATCTGATCGCGCTGGAAACGCTCGCCGCGCGCGACGGCCGCGATCTGGGTGCCGAGGGTGTCGTGGTGGTACCGCTCGGAGGAGCGACGAACATCGGGCGTTACCTGGACGTGTGCGGACCGCCCGGGCTGGACCTCGCCCTGGCCGGTCTCTGCGACATCGGCGAGGAACGCCACTTCACGCGCCACCTGGAACGGGTCGGCGCCGCGTCCGGCCTCACCCGTACCGGACTGGAGGCGCTCGGCTTCCAGGTGTGCTCGGCCGACCTGGAGGACGAGCTGATCCGCGCGCTCGGTGCCGAGGGTGTGCGCGAGGTGATCGGACTCCTGGGCGAGACACGCCCCTTCCAGACCTTCCAGGGCCAGCCCGCCCAGCGCGAGCGGCCCGTCGAGCACCAACTCCGCCGCTTCATGGGCACGCACAGCGGCCGCAAGGCCCTCTACGCGCGGGCACTCGTCGCGCACCTGGACCACGACCGCGTGCCGCGGCCGCTGGAACACCTTCTCGCGCGCGTCTGA
- a CDS encoding maleylpyruvate isomerase family mycothiol-dependent enzyme → MTALAYERYCDELLVQTNRLRSVLDGADLAAKVPTCPEWTLRDLAVHVGGAHRWAGEMVRTRAAEELADELVPGGGGPRAEGPDTEVPDGAGSGDDHRAALDAWLAEGASATAAALREAGPDAAVWSWGGDPRAAFWARRMTHETVVHLADAALTTGAAYTQEPEVAADTIDEWLSIVLHAQRNGDPEAAELRGGGRSLHLHATDRPGAEWLIEFHEDGFTWRHAHAKATVAVRGTLTDLMLLMNRRLTPGADGLEVLGEAALLDFWLARSSFG, encoded by the coding sequence ATGACCGCTCTTGCGTACGAACGCTACTGCGACGAACTCCTCGTCCAGACGAACCGGTTGAGGTCCGTCCTCGACGGCGCGGACCTCGCGGCCAAGGTCCCCACCTGCCCCGAGTGGACTCTGCGCGATCTCGCGGTGCACGTCGGAGGAGCCCACCGGTGGGCCGGTGAAATGGTACGGACGCGGGCGGCGGAGGAGCTCGCCGACGAGCTGGTCCCGGGCGGCGGAGGCCCGCGCGCCGAAGGCCCGGACACCGAGGTTCCGGACGGGGCGGGGAGCGGCGACGACCACCGCGCCGCCCTCGACGCGTGGCTGGCCGAAGGCGCGTCGGCGACGGCGGCGGCGCTGCGGGAAGCCGGGCCGGACGCTGCCGTCTGGAGCTGGGGAGGCGACCCCCGGGCAGCCTTCTGGGCCCGTCGCATGACCCACGAGACCGTGGTGCACCTCGCCGACGCGGCCCTCACCACCGGGGCCGCCTACACCCAGGAACCCGAGGTCGCCGCCGACACCATCGACGAGTGGCTCTCCATCGTTCTCCACGCCCAGCGCAACGGCGACCCCGAGGCCGCCGAACTGCGCGGCGGCGGACGCTCCCTGCACCTGCACGCCACCGACCGGCCCGGCGCCGAATGGCTCATCGAGTTCCACGAGGACGGCTTCACCTGGCGGCACGCCCACGCGAAGGCCACCGTGGCCGTGCGGGGCACGCTCACCGACCTGATGCTGCTCATGAACCGGCGGCTCACGCCCGGCGCCGACGGCCTGGAGGTGCTCGGCGAGGCGGCACTGCTGGACTTCTGGCTCGCGCGCTCGTCCTTCGGGTGA